In the genome of Sphingomonas alpina, the window TCATCGCCCAAGCTGCCCAAGCTTTGTCCCTCGGTGTCATCGCCGTGGCCAAGTTCGAATATGACAGTTTGCCGAAGGTCGTGGTTGAACTTCAGTTTCTCAATTGGTTTCGGGGCAGCATCCAACTCGATCGAGATCAAATATAGGCCAAGCGCAGCAAAACGTAGCGCGGAGTCATTAATGTCAAATCCACAAATCTGATCATAAAGTATCTGTCGAAGGGTTTTAGTGTCGGGCCTCTTTCCATCATATTGCCAGCGTTCTTTGACAATCTGTCTGAAAGCGGTGATCAGAAAGACTCCAGCACCTGCAGCCGGATCTAACACACGCGCGCAGTGAGCTTTACCTTCTCGCCGCAGGCTGGCAAACGATGCGTGTACCATTAGATCAGCAATGTGTCTGGGCGTATAAAAACTCCCCTCTTTTCGCTGTTTATCTTTCTGATGTTGCCCGAGATAGCGCTCGTAAGCTTGGCTCAGAACGCCAACCGGAATATGTGCAAAATCAAGCCTAGCCCAATCTTCCGCCCATTCGAGCGGGAGTTGGCCATCTTGGGCGCGGCGCATAATGTTCCCGACGGTCTGAAATGCCTCTGGAGGAAAACCAGATATTTTAGATTTGGCCAGCGGTAGAAAATCGCCATTGAAGGTCTTATCAAGCCACGCAGAAACGCCGGCCGAGCTTGTGGCGGTGTCAAACAAAGTTTCTATTCCAGACTCTCCTATCCGGACCACTGCGTCCGGCAGTAAGCCGCGATCAGCGAGGAATCGGGTAAACAGCGCACGCCCTGCCAGGGAAATTGCGTCACCATCGTCGATATTGAGCCTTACTAGCGCATCAAGCGCGGCAGTCAGCAGATTCAGGATGACGTCGCTGATCCAGACCTGGCGAGTGGACGGATTGGGTCGCTCATTGGCCACAAAGGGAATGGCCATGCCGACATCGTTCAGTTCATCGGCCATTGCTTTGGTGGCATCGAAAGTCTTGTTATCGAGTCCGACGTTGTGAAAGGTCAGCCTCCCCATCTGGAGCACCGCGAGATATGGTGCATCACCCCGCATGGCGATGAGGCGACGTAATCGCGTCAGACCTTCGGGATCACCAGAAAGCGCATCTCCGTCCACGAGCATGAACAGCGGAGCGCTCTGCCATTCATAGACACCGATCAGCGCCGAAAGAGGATCCGTTGATTCCGTCGTTCGGGCGGCTGATAATGTGGCATAAGGCAGGAGGTGAACCTGATCGCTGTCCTCATCGAAGTTGAGAAAGCAGGTCGGATCACCGCCATGTTCTGCAATAATGTCTTTGAACCGGATCATTGAGGCGGCGCTACTGAAAAATCAGGCGGAATCGGGATTGAATCACGGTGATCCGGCTCCCGTCGCTCATGGTGCCCCCAGCATAAAAATGCGCCGAAGCGCTACCCGTCTTTGTGGATAAGTATCGCGAGCAGACTCGCGGTGCAACCGCAATGATTAGCCCCTTGAACTGGCGACTTTGGGGTTTGCCTCTTCACACAGCTGGCTCAAAGCGCCCGCCAGAAACCTACCGACAGGCAATTACGGCAGTAGCAGTGACGCGTCCCCATAGCTGTAGAAGCGATAGCCATTCGCGATCGCATGGGCATAAGCGGCGCGCATCCGTTCTCGCCCCATCAGCGCGCTGACCAGCATGAACAGGGTCGAGCGCGGCAAATGGAAGTTGGTCATCAGCCCGTCCACGCCGCGAAAGCGGTATCCGGGGGTGATGAAGATTGCGGTGTCACCTTCGAACGGGCGAATTACACCGTCTTCGCCGCTCGCGCTTTCGATCAGGCGCAGGCTGGTGGTGCCAACCGCGATCACGCGACCACCCGCGGCGCGCACGGCGTTGAGGCGATCGGCCGTTGCGGTGTCGATGCGGCCCCATTCGGCGTGCATCCTGTGCTCCGCCGTGTCGTCCACCTTGACCGGCAGGAAGGTGCCCGCGCCGACATGCAGGGTCAGCGTCGCCTGGCCGATGCCGGCCTCGGCCAGCGCGGCGATCAGTGCCGGGGTGAAATGCAGCGCGGCGGTCGGTGCGGCGACCGCGCCCTTCTCGGTGGCGAACATGGTCTGATAGTCTTCGGCATCGCGCGCATCGGCCTGGCGTCGCGCGGCGATATAGGGTGGAAGCGGCATGCGACCGGCGCGGTCGAGCAGCAGCTCGACCGGCTCCTCGCCGGCAAAGGTCAGGGCGAAGCTGCCATCCTCTGCGCGGTCGGATGCGACCGCCGCGACGCCATTGCCGAAATCGATCATGTCGCCGTCGCGCAGCCGCTTCGCATTGCGCACGAACGCGCGCCATCGCCTCGGCCCCTCGCGCTTGTGTAGCGTCGCGCCGATCTTCGCTGCGCCGCGCACGCCTTCGAGCTGGGCGGGAATGACCCGGGTGTCGTTGAACACCAGCAGGTCGCCGCG includes:
- the queA gene encoding tRNA preQ1(34) S-adenosylmethionine ribosyltransferase-isomerase QueA; this encodes MKVDLFDFELPPERIALRPAEPRDAARLLVLDGAGTRDLHVGDLPAQLRRGDLLVFNDTRVIPAQLEGVRGAAKIGATLHKREGPRRWRAFVRNAKRLRDGDMIDFGNGVAAVASDRAEDGSFALTFAGEEPVELLLDRAGRMPLPPYIAARRQADARDAEDYQTMFATEKGAVAAPTAALHFTPALIAALAEAGIGQATLTLHVGAGTFLPVKVDDTAEHRMHAEWGRIDTATADRLNAVRAAGGRVIAVGTTSLRLIESASGEDGVIRPFEGDTAIFITPGYRFRGVDGLMTNFHLPRSTLFMLVSALMGRERMRAAYAHAIANGYRFYSYGDASLLLP